A section of the Thermodesulfobacteriota bacterium genome encodes:
- a CDS encoding FprA family A-type flavoprotein, protein MKAVEIKPDIYWVGAIDWAVRDFHGYITQNGTTYNNYLIKDEKITLVDTVKHDFSSITIENIREVVNPERIDYVVINHIEPDHVSSIEAIMAICPKATIYISERGKKGLDRYFDTSSWQFKIVKNGEALNTGRYTLLFLETPMLHWPDSMVTYVKEAKLLISQDAFGQHIATASRFDDEFIACASQFELEDAVIDYYANILMPFGQLIKNKIGEIVKLGLEIDMIAPDHGVIWRKDPGKIIQTYLDLANGKCNLSVVIIYDTMWHSTEYMTIPIMEGIKDEGIDCKIIKLRATPMSVAIKEFWKARGSLIGTPTINNVMFPSVAEFLYHLGGLRPKNRVVGAFGSFGWGGGAVKEAYEMFKKMGLEIVEPGVQVQYRPKKEDRDRCFEFGREFAKKVREYHTTNY, encoded by the coding sequence ATGAAGGCTGTGGAGATTAAACCAGATATATACTGGGTAGGGGCAATTGATTGGGCTGTCAGGGATTTTCACGGATACATAACACAGAACGGCACAACCTATAATAACTATCTTATTAAAGATGAAAAGATTACCCTTGTTGACACTGTAAAGCATGACTTCAGTTCTATAACCATTGAAAATATAAGAGAGGTAGTTAACCCTGAAAGGATTGACTATGTTGTTATAAACCACATAGAACCAGACCATGTGAGTAGCATCGAGGCCATCATGGCAATATGTCCCAAAGCAACCATATATATATCAGAGCGGGGCAAAAAAGGGCTTGACAGGTATTTTGACACATCCTCATGGCAGTTTAAGATTGTAAAAAACGGTGAGGCATTGAATACAGGTAGATATACCCTTTTGTTCCTCGAGACGCCTATGCTGCACTGGCCTGACTCTATGGTGACTTATGTAAAAGAGGCAAAACTCTTAATATCACAGGATGCATTCGGACAGCATATTGCAACAGCATCAAGGTTTGATGATGAGTTTATTGCCTGCGCCTCTCAGTTTGAGTTAGAGGATGCAGTTATAGACTATTATGCAAACATCCTTATGCCCTTTGGCCAACTCATAAAGAACAAGATAGGAGAGATTGTAAAGCTCGGTTTAGAGATAGATATGATAGCCCCTGACCACGGTGTCATATGGCGAAAAGACCCTGGAAAGATTATCCAGACATATCTTGACCTTGCCAACGGCAAGTGTAACCTAAGTGTTGTAATCATCTATGACACCATGTGGCACAGTACAGAATACATGACCATACCGATAATGGAAGGTATCAAAGATGAGGGTATTGATTGTAAGATTATAAAACTAAGGGCTACGCCCATGAGCGTTGCCATAAAAGAGTTCTGGAAGGCAAGGGGGTCTCTGATAGGGACACCAACAATAAACAATGTTATGTTTCCTTCAGTGGCAGAATTTCTATACCATCTTGGTGGCTTGCGACCAAAAAACAGGGTTGTAGGCGCCTTTGGTAGTTTTGGCTGGGGCGGTGGGGCTGTAAAAGAGGCATACGAGATGTTCAAAAAGATGGGTTTAGAGATAGTAGAACCAGGGGTACAAGTCCAGTATAGACCAAAAAAGGAGGACAGGGATAGGTGTTTTGAGTTTGGCAGGGAGTTCGCTAAAAAGGTCAGGGAATATCACACAACGAATTATTAG